In the Helianthus annuus cultivar XRQ/B chromosome 11, HanXRQr2.0-SUNRISE, whole genome shotgun sequence genome, one interval contains:
- the LOC110932860 gene encoding protein FAR1-RELATED SEQUENCE 9-like, whose amino-acid sequence MGPIKAFNVMKTCFGGFEDVGASKVEFKNYRRYAMVFVPFTGIDNHHCNVTFGAALLASETANTYIWLLRVFLKAVGSQPKVVVTGQDPAMKKAISVVFADTRHRFESEWEVVIGEFNLVDNDWLSDIFALRESWIPAYYRMEELSGLMRTTSRSESENHFFGQVCDSKATLVEFMTHYETTIEEQRYTHQKNDHESRYKRPQLKINYQVLEGQAADIYTKIFL is encoded by the exons ATGGGTCCAATCAAAgcgtttaatgttatgaagactTGTTTTGGCGGTTTTGAAGACGTGGGTGCAAGTAAAGTTGAATTTAAGAACTACAGGAG ATATGCTATGGTGTTTGTACCGTTCACTGGTATAGACAATCATCACTGCAATGTTACATTTGGTGCTGCATTATTGGCGTCGGAAACTGCTAATACGTATATTTGGTTGTTGAGAGTTTTTCTAAAAGCTGTTGGTtctcaaccaaaagttgttgtcactGGCCAAGATCCAGCAATGAAGAAGGCTATTTCTGTTGTATTTGCTGACACGAGGCATCGG TTTGAATCAGAATGGGAAGTGGTCATTGGAGAGTTCAATTTAGTAGATAATGACTGGCTATCTGATATTTTTGCACTCAGGGAATCTTGGATCCCTGCATACTATAGAATGGAAGAGCTGTCGGGCCTTATGCGAACGACATCGAGGTCGGAGAGTGAGAATCATTTTTTTGGTCAAGTGTGCGATTCAAAAGCTACTCTTGTTGAGTTCATGACTCATTACGAAACTACAATAGAAGAACAGCGTTACACGCACCAGAAAAATGATCATGAATCTCGATACAAACGCCCCCAGTTGAAGATTAATTACCAAGTGTTGGAGGGCCAAGCTGCTGACATATACACGAAAATATTTTTGTGA